In a single window of the Biomphalaria glabrata chromosome 5, xgBioGlab47.1, whole genome shotgun sequence genome:
- the LOC129926194 gene encoding platelet endothelial aggregation receptor 1-like, protein MTSALTNKSITFLLCEVEAYTECSEGTWGEHCKNDCNEKCPDLCRFDDGLCSNTCFGYSDPPRCKKACGAGTWGLNCTKSCSKQCFNSSCDRQTGVCDKGCLGYSNPPQCNIGQ, encoded by the exons ATGACTAGCGCTTTGACAAAtaaaagtattacatttttactgTGTGAAGTAGAGGCTTATACAG AATGCAGTGAAGGAACCTGGGGTGAGCATTGTAAAAACGATTGCAATGAAAAATGTCCAGATTTGTGCCGGTTTGATGATGGTTTATGCAGTAACACTTGTTTCGGATACAGTGACCCACCAAGATGCAAGAAAG CATGTGGAGCAGGCACCTGGGGTTTAAACTGCACAAAGTCATGCAGCAAGCAATGTTTCAATTCTTCATGCGACAGACAAACTGGAGTGTGTGACAAAGGATGTTTGGGATATAGTAATCCACCTCAATGTAATATAGGTCAGTGA